A stretch of Episyrphus balteatus chromosome 2, idEpiBalt1.1, whole genome shotgun sequence DNA encodes these proteins:
- the LOC129910285 gene encoding uncharacterized protein C3orf38 homolog — translation MPIEGELEQRGIADLLLQESNVTILLQLAKSLTKNVIEIDSNEEALKTVFMHMPSVHALLSKRAITKEILFKYVHSNQIPVTIDFTKSILINKIIEYWERGGPFARINNSITEINASQSESNSQPNTTQIEETQLPINLLARKFSEWFFENYNANNLKVEDFWKDSRLLLRIAATDCVNDQQCESAEQVIETLLGCKHQFSFFFNPNLSHDGVQGRMDVHGLVIVLVCGTLHTKDNCVGVFETSFGLMRDPFAMNNWKIKTIQSLLRSQGAPKEPRLSESDTLRASLALPAPTGEIS, via the exons atgccaaTCGAAGGTGAATTAGAACAAAGAGGAATTGCTGATCTACTGCTACAGGAATCAAACGTGACAATCCTTTTGCAATTGGCAAAAAGTTTAACCAAGAATGTCATTGAAATTGATTCAAATGAAG AGGCTCTTAAAACAGTCTTCATGCACATGCCAAGTGTACACGCTTTGCTAAGCAAACGAGCAATAACAAAAGAAATCCTCTTCAAATATGTCCACAGTAATCAAATTCCCGTGACGATAGATTTCACAAAATCCATTctaatcaataaaataatagaaTACTGGGAGAGGGGAGGGCCTTTCGCCAGAATCAACAATTCCATAACGGAAATAAACGCCTCTCAAAGTGAATCCAATTCCCAACCAAACACAACCCAAATCGAAGAAACACAATTACCAATTAACCTTTTGGCGCGTAAATTCTCCGAATGGTTCTTCGAGAACTACAATGCGAATAACTTAAAAGTCGAGGATTTCTGGAAAGATTCTCGTCTCCTCCTGCGGATAGCAGCAACCGACTGTGTTAACGATCAACAATGTGAGAGTGCGGAACAAGTTATAGAAACTTTACTCGGATGCAAGCATCAGTTTAGTTTCTTCTTCAATCCGAATCTCTCGCATGATGGAGTTCAAGGACGAATGGATGTTCATGGGTTGGTTATTGTTTTGGTTTGTGGAACTCTTCACACGAAAGATAATTGTGTTGGAGTCTTTGAGACATCATTTGGATTGATGAGAGATCCATTTGCAATGAATAATTGGaagataaaaacaatacaaagtttGTTGAGATCTCAAGGAGCTCCCAAGGAACCGAGATTGAGTGAAAGTGATACGTTGAGAGCATCACTTGCATTACCTGCGCCGACGGGTGAAATATCATAG
- the LOC129910277 gene encoding serine/threonine-protein kinase PRP4 homolog — translation MSSEDNSNDSSDESVEEKRFKASSASAEKHKRNKKHKKHKKSGKSDKSHKKHKKTKKRHKSTGSDSDDGHRKSSASRRSGCINEKFTEIMQKASRDRSSLLKVEHSNGNKFSIRKPIMQTDASSLVEEITKTIQNKVIPAMEIVSSGTESEVDDNDVASPDVAIIEEELNLEELMRQKALLQARLGAYMSDTDEEKANGSQAAASKEATAKSHLARSLEVTVHNKRLEESSSKSTSKMNSSKNIIKISKTNEPDIILLDDSSGGVRTPERHAAKSTAAAAASGKRHSRSSPSEGRAPPPDKRSRIRNTSSGERDRSLRRSNQSKSPKRGGREDRSGDRRREDGSRNRHEAHQQQVQRRDSRRDNDNRYKVDLRTEINRDKERERDTTTRKPRAEPDRQWQDNKQQGQNQRGRGRDRDRDRERWMRERSHSRSKVESDRKREQREREKERSRGDGSLGRKEERPDRYRGSLSEGQKDRPKESSSSGSDDELNNIDINDDDDEEKIIEMRRKRREELLKKLGGKPNEEENKSPSPQPTQPNPQTKQKSPLPIEIDEKEPSPKPVPKRTHVHDDDENSNDTTHTPPPQKNNQATDDSSPKEDSTNTSTKEQPPATTTGKRPEWDMFADQDVDSNFDSPSTIIHNKHQTENPALTDNWDDAEGYYRVRIGETLDNRYVVSGYTGQGVFSNVIRGRDQARGNANVAVKIIRNNEIMHKTGLRELEILKKLNDADPEDRFHCLRLYRHFFHKQHLCMVFEPLAMNLREVLKKYGKNVGLHIKAVRSYTQQLFLALKLLKKTGILHADIKPDNILVNESHLILKLCDFGSASAINENEITPYLISRFYRAPEIILGIPYDYGIDMWSAGCTIYELYTGKILFSGKSNNQMLKFFMDLKGKIPNKVIRKGQFKDQHFDQSCNFLYHEIDKITEREKIVVMPVIKPVRNLQNELIADQNLPDDQHRKVTQLKDLLDSIFALDLSKRISLNQALTHPFIQEKM, via the exons ATGTCCAGCGAAGATAACAG TAACGATTCCAGTGATGAATCTGTCGAAGAGAAACGTTTCAAAGCTTCATCTGCTTCAGCAGAAAAACATAAAcgcaataaaaaacataaaaaacacaaaaaatctgGCAAAAGTGACAAGTctcacaaaaaacacaaaaagaccaaaaaacgaCACAAATCCACTGGTTCCGACAGCGATGATGGTCATAGGAAATCCAGTGCATCTCGACGAAGTGGATGCATAAATGAAAAGTTCACAGAAATTATGCAAAAGGCAAGTAGAGATCGAAGTTCACTTTTAAAAGTCGAACATTCGAATGGCAATAAGTTTAGCATACGGAAACCAATTATGCAAACTGATGCCTCCAGTTTGGTCGAGGAGATAACTAAAACCATTCAGAACAAAGTAATCCCAGCAATGGAAATTGTGTCATCTGGAACGGAAAGTGAAGT aGATGATAATGATGTTGCCAGTCCAGATGTTGCAATAATTGAAGAAGAACTCAATCTGGAAGAGTTGATGCGTCAAAAAGCCCTTCTACAAGCTCGTTTGGGTGCCTACATGTCTGACACAGATGAAGAGAAAGCAAATGGCTCGCAAGCAGCTGCATCTAAAGAAGCCACCGCCAAATCTCATTTAGCTCGTTCCTTGGAGGTGACTGTGCATAACAAAAGGCTCGAGGAGTCGTCATCAAAGTCCACATCCAAAATGAACTCtagtaaaaatattattaaaatttccaaaacaaatGAACCCGATATTATTTTGTTGGATGATTCTAGCGGTGGTGTGCGAACGCCCGAGCGCCATGCCGCCAAATCAACGGCAGCGGCGGCGGCATCAGGTAAACGTCATTCTAGGTCGTCGCCCAGTGAAGGTAGAGCACCACCACCGGACAAACGTTCTCGAATAAGAAATACATCGTCTGGTGAACGAGATCGCAGTTTGAGGCGCTCTAATCAAAGCAAATCTCCCAAAAGAGGAGGTAGGGAAGATAGGTCAGGTGATCGTCGACGTGAGGATGGCTCACGAAATCGCCATGAAGCACATCAGCAGCAAGTTCAACGAAGAGATAGTCGTCGAGACAATGACAATCGATATAAAGTTGATCTTCGAACCGAAATCAATCGTGACAAGGAAAGAGAACGTGACACTACCACAAGGAAGCCTCGAGCCGAACCAGATCGGCAATGGCAGGATAATAAGCAACAAGGACAGAATCAAAGGGGTCGGGGTAGAGACCGCGATCGTGATCGGGAGCGCTGGATGCGTGAACGAAGTCACAGTCGTAGTAAAGTGGAGTCCGATCGTAAGCGAGAGCAGCGTGAAAGGGAAAAGGAACGCAGTCGAGGAGATGGATCTTTGGGGAGGAAAGAAGAACGGCCTGATCGCTATCGGGGTTCGTTGAGTGAGGGCCAGAAAGATAGGCCGAAGGAGTCAAGCAGCAGCGGCAGTGATGACGAACTCAACAATATCGATATTAATGACGACGATGATGAGGAAAAGATCATTGAAATGAGACGCAAGCGACGAGAAGAGTTACTAAAG aaacttGGAGGCAAACCAAATGAAGAGGAGAACAAATCACCATCACCCCAGCCAACACAACCAAATCCACAGACAAAACAGAAGTCACCATTGCCGATTGAAATAGATGAAAAAGAACCTTCTCCAAAGCCAGTTCCAAAAAGAACCCAtgttcatgatgatgatgagaattCAAACGATACAACGCACACCCCACCACCTCAAAAGAACAACCAAGCAACTGACGATTCTTCTCCAAAAGAAGATTCCACAAACACAAGTACAAAAGAACAACCGCCCGCAACAACGACAGGCAAACGACCCGAATGGGATATGTTTGCTGACCAAGATGTTGATTCTAACTTCGAT TCCCCCAGTACCATCATTCACAATAAACATCAAACTGAGAATCCAGCTCTGACAGATAATTGGGATGATGCAGAGGGTTATTACCGAGTGCGAATTGGTGAGACACTTGACAATCGGTATGTCGTCAGTGGATATACTGGACAAGGAGTTTTCAGTAATGTCATTCGAGGCCGTGATCAGGCAAGAGGCAATGCTAATGTTGCAGTCAAAATCATTCGAAACAATGAGATCAT gcACAAAACTGGATTAAGAGAATTGGAAATTCTTAAGAAGCTTAACGATGCCGATCCGGAAGATCGATTTCATTGTTTACGCCTTTATAGGCATTTCTTTCACAAACAG CATTTGTGTATGGTATTTGAGCCATTGGCAATGAATCTACGTGAAGTTCTAAAAAAATACGGCAAAAATGTTGGTCTTCACATTAAAGCTGTACGAAGTTATACCCAACAATTATTTTTGGCATTGAAATTATTAAAGAAAACGGGTATTTTGCATGCAGACATCAAACCCGACAACATTTTAGTCAATGAAAGTCATTTGATATTGAAACTTTGTGATTTTGGCTCAGCATCAgctataaatgaaaatgaaatcacGCCATATTTAATATCACGTTTCTATCGTGCACCTGAAATTATTTTGGGAATTCCATATGATTATGGTATTGATATGTGGTCGGCGGGATGTACTATTTATGAATTGTATACGGGAAAGATATTGTTTAGTGGAAAGAGCAACAATCAGATGTTGAAGTTTTTCATGGACTTGAAAG GAAAAATTCCAAACAAAGTCATTCGCAAAGGTCAGTTCAAAGATCAACACTTTGACCAAAGTTGTAATTTCCTCTACCATGAAATTGACAAAATCACAGAAAGG gaAAAGATAGTCGTAATGCCCGTTATCAAACCAGTAAGAAATCTACAAAATGAATTGATCGCTGATCAAAACTTACCCGATGATCAACACCGTAAAGTTACTCAGCTAAAGGATCTACTCGATAGTATTTTCGCTCTTGATTTATCCAAACGCATCTCCCTTAACCAAGCTCTAACCCATCCATTCATTCaggaaaaaatgtaa